The following coding sequences lie in one Thermoplasmata archaeon genomic window:
- a CDS encoding redox-regulated ATPase YchF, translating to MEVGIVGKPNVGKSTFFNALTLLDAPMAPYPFTTTVPNRGVGAVRAKCPHAEKGVACTPGNAKCVNGTRWVPVNLIDVPGLVPGAHEGKGLGHKFLDDLRAADGFVQVVDLSGGTNAEGQLAPPGTQDPAQEVGWLEDELVSWVSEILSRDFERHARSTELDGKKVEEFLAHRLTGLAIPGPAISAALRVVPVDRAHPARWTSADRLALARELLRAAKPRLVAANKSDRSTRSAADRLRAAIAPIPEVPTSAEAELTLRRAARAGLVEYAPGDAGFRVPDSARLSAPQQRALDGIRSLLADWGSTGVQGALESMVFERLRQIVVYPVEDENHWTDARGRVLPDALLVPAGTTASEVAFRVHSDLARNFIRAIDGRTHRALAADHAVEPNAVIRIVARK from the coding sequence GTGGAGGTCGGGATCGTCGGCAAGCCGAACGTCGGCAAGTCGACGTTCTTCAACGCGCTCACGCTCCTCGACGCGCCGATGGCGCCGTACCCGTTCACCACGACCGTGCCGAACCGCGGTGTCGGAGCGGTGCGCGCCAAGTGTCCGCACGCCGAGAAGGGGGTCGCGTGCACTCCGGGCAACGCGAAGTGCGTGAACGGGACGCGGTGGGTCCCCGTGAACCTCATCGACGTGCCCGGCCTCGTCCCGGGCGCCCACGAGGGCAAGGGGCTCGGCCACAAGTTCCTGGACGACCTGCGCGCCGCGGACGGATTCGTCCAGGTCGTGGACCTCTCCGGCGGCACGAACGCCGAGGGCCAGCTCGCCCCGCCGGGCACCCAGGACCCGGCGCAGGAGGTCGGCTGGCTCGAGGACGAGCTGGTGAGCTGGGTCTCTGAGATCCTGTCGCGCGACTTCGAGCGGCATGCGCGCTCCACCGAGCTCGACGGCAAGAAGGTCGAAGAGTTCCTCGCGCACCGTCTCACGGGCCTCGCCATCCCCGGCCCGGCGATCTCGGCGGCGCTGCGCGTCGTCCCGGTCGACCGGGCGCATCCCGCGCGATGGACGTCGGCGGACCGGCTCGCGCTGGCCCGCGAGCTCCTGCGCGCCGCCAAGCCGCGCCTGGTCGCGGCGAACAAGAGCGATCGCTCGACCCGCTCCGCCGCCGACCGGCTGAGGGCCGCGATCGCCCCGATCCCCGAGGTCCCGACCTCGGCCGAGGCGGAGCTGACGCTGCGCCGCGCGGCCCGCGCCGGCCTGGTGGAGTACGCGCCGGGCGACGCCGGCTTCCGGGTCCCGGACTCGGCGCGGCTCAGCGCGCCGCAGCAGCGCGCGCTCGATGGGATCCGCTCCCTCCTGGCCGACTGGGGCTCGACCGGCGTTCAGGGCGCGCTCGAATCGATGGTCTTCGAACGGCTCCGCCAGATCGTCGTGTATCCGGTGGAGGACGAGAACCACTGGACCGATGCGCGGGGGCGGGTCCTACCGGACGCGCTCCTCGTGCCCGCCGGGACCACGGCGAGCGAGGTCGCCTTTCGCGTGCACTCGGACCTCGCGCGCAACTTCATCCGCGCGATCGACGGCCGCACGCACCGCGCGCTCGCGGCCGACCACGCGGTCGAGCCGAACGCGGTGATCCGGATCGTCGCGCGGAAGTAG
- a CDS encoding tRNA (cytidine(56)-2'-O)-methyltransferase, translating into MFLHPPDPKLAARLAAVGRGWGGKFEVVGVDDWKSVVRSSPGLVVHLTMYGLPFEQLAPRLERARKILLVVGGAKVPPELYRLADANLAVGHQPHSEVAAVAVVLARLRGVPGPRAPSGARKIVVPQARGKRVRTAGSST; encoded by the coding sequence ATGTTCCTGCACCCGCCCGATCCAAAGCTCGCGGCTCGGCTCGCCGCGGTCGGACGGGGCTGGGGCGGAAAGTTCGAGGTCGTGGGGGTCGACGACTGGAAGAGCGTCGTGCGCTCCTCCCCCGGACTGGTCGTCCACCTGACGATGTACGGTCTCCCGTTCGAGCAGCTCGCGCCCCGCCTGGAGCGCGCCCGGAAGATCCTGCTGGTGGTCGGCGGGGCGAAGGTGCCCCCCGAGCTCTACCGACTCGCCGACGCGAACCTCGCGGTCGGCCACCAGCCCCACAGCGAGGTCGCGGCCGTCGCCGTGGTCCTCGCCCGCCTGCGGGGCGTCCCGGGTCCCCGCGCGCCGTCGGGCGCGCGCAAGATCGTCGTGCCGCAGGCGCGCGGCAAGCGCGTCCGCACGGCGGGGAGCTCGACGTGA